A stretch of the Perca flavescens isolate YP-PL-M2 chromosome 10, PFLA_1.0, whole genome shotgun sequence genome encodes the following:
- the LOC114562965 gene encoding indoleamine 2,3-dioxygenase 2-like isoform X1, protein MIKSGSEQIQQFISRCHNPRVIYLSKPNSYSTPGTQKAFMAEQMETNSRETLKADFDQFCISEELGFLLKEPLTNLPDYYRVWLDLANNLTHLIESHTLRDQVHEMPVLSPDLLSDHRELRLAHLVLGFISMGYVWQEGQHAPAQILPKALALPYWQVSGRLGLPAILTYADSVLANWKLKDPTGDMEIGNMDLIVSFPGGESCTGFFLVSLLVEMAGSSGITGALEVMHAMKTSDLSGIKKGLVKVTQSLEKMKETFKLMHNHVDPTVFHGTLRIFVSGWRDNPMLPNGLLYEGVSNEPILLSGGSAAQSSTIQCFDALLSIQHEDETGSFLTRMREYMPPAHRQLIETLSVCPLRDFILSHSSSDLCQAYNSCVSALVDLRNYHLNAVTKYIVVPGNQARAMGCPLRGVGAALNDRGTGGSNLMIFLKSVRDTAQKALIL, encoded by the exons ATGATAAAATCAGGCTCAGAGCAAATTCAACAATTCATATCTAGGTGTCACAATCCCAGAGTGATTTACCTCTCGAAGCCGAACTCCTACAGCACACCGGGCACACAGAAGGCCTTCATGGCAGAGCAAATGGAGACTAACAGCAGAGAAACACTGAAGGCAGACTTTGATCAATTTTGTATTTCTGAGGAGCTTGGATTTCTCCTTAAAGAGCCCCTG ACTAACCTTCCAGACTATTATCGGGTGTGGTTGGACCTGGCAAATAATCTCACACATCTGATAGAGTCCCATACACTACGGGATCAGGTTCACGAG ATGCCGGTCTTGAGTCCCGATCTCTTGAGTGACCATCGGGAGCTAAGGCTGGCTCACCTGGTCCTGGGATTCATCAGCATGGGATATGTATGGCAGGAAGGACAACATGCGCCTGCTCAG ATTCTTCCAAAAGCCCTTGCCTTGCCATATTGGCAGGTATCTGGTAGGCTCGGCCTTCCAGCCATCCTGACTTATGCAGATTCAGTTTTAGCCAACTGGAAATTAAAGGATCCCACAGG ggATATGGAAATTGG gaACATGGACTTGATAGTTTCCTTTCCTGGTGGTGAGAGTTGCACGGGATTTTTCCTGGTGTCATTGTTGGTCGAGATGGCTGGTAGTTCAGGCATAACG GGGGCTCTGGAGGTGATGCATGCTATGAAAACCTCGGACCTCAGTGGCATAAAGAAAGGTCTCGTCAAAGTAACTCAGTCTTTGGAGAAGATGAAGGAGACGTTCAAACTCATGCACA ATCATGTGGATCCAACTGTCTTTCATGGAACGTTGCGAATTTTTGTCTCAGG GTGGCGAGACAACCCCATGCTTCCAAATGGGCTGTTGTATGAAGGTGTGAGCAATGAGCCAATTTTATTATCAGGCGGAAGTGCAGCCCAGAGTTCAACCATTCAGTGCTTTGATGCTTTACTGAGCATCCAGCATGAGGATGAAAcag GATCCTTCCTGACACGCATGAGGGAATACATGCCTCCTGCCCACCGTCAGCTGATAgaaactctgtctgtctgtcctctgcGAGACTTCATCCTGTCCCACTCCAGCTCTGATCTCTGCCAGGCCTACAACTCCTGTGTCTCAGCACTGGTGGATTTACGGAACTACCACCTCAATGCTGTGACCAAGTATATCGTTGTGCCCGGTAATCAGGCCCGTGCCATGGGGTGCCCGCTGAGAGGTGTGGGTGCTGCGCTGAATGACAGAGGGACAGGCGGATCCAATCTTATGATCTTCCTCAAGAGTGTTCGTGACACTGCTCAAAAAGCACTAATTTTATAG
- the LOC114562965 gene encoding indoleamine 2,3-dioxygenase 2-like isoform X2, which yields MTSTNLPDYYRVWLDLANNLTHLIESHTLRDQVHEMPVLSPDLLSDHRELRLAHLVLGFISMGYVWQEGQHAPAQILPKALALPYWQVSGRLGLPAILTYADSVLANWKLKDPTGDMEIGNMDLIVSFPGGESCTGFFLVSLLVEMAGSSGITGALEVMHAMKTSDLSGIKKGLVKVTQSLEKMKETFKLMHNHVDPTVFHGTLRIFVSGWRDNPMLPNGLLYEGVSNEPILLSGGSAAQSSTIQCFDALLSIQHEDETGSFLTRMREYMPPAHRQLIETLSVCPLRDFILSHSSSDLCQAYNSCVSALVDLRNYHLNAVTKYIVVPGNQARAMGCPLRGVGAALNDRGTGGSNLMIFLKSVRDTAQKALIL from the exons ATGACATCA ACTAACCTTCCAGACTATTATCGGGTGTGGTTGGACCTGGCAAATAATCTCACACATCTGATAGAGTCCCATACACTACGGGATCAGGTTCACGAG ATGCCGGTCTTGAGTCCCGATCTCTTGAGTGACCATCGGGAGCTAAGGCTGGCTCACCTGGTCCTGGGATTCATCAGCATGGGATATGTATGGCAGGAAGGACAACATGCGCCTGCTCAG ATTCTTCCAAAAGCCCTTGCCTTGCCATATTGGCAGGTATCTGGTAGGCTCGGCCTTCCAGCCATCCTGACTTATGCAGATTCAGTTTTAGCCAACTGGAAATTAAAGGATCCCACAGG ggATATGGAAATTGG gaACATGGACTTGATAGTTTCCTTTCCTGGTGGTGAGAGTTGCACGGGATTTTTCCTGGTGTCATTGTTGGTCGAGATGGCTGGTAGTTCAGGCATAACG GGGGCTCTGGAGGTGATGCATGCTATGAAAACCTCGGACCTCAGTGGCATAAAGAAAGGTCTCGTCAAAGTAACTCAGTCTTTGGAGAAGATGAAGGAGACGTTCAAACTCATGCACA ATCATGTGGATCCAACTGTCTTTCATGGAACGTTGCGAATTTTTGTCTCAGG GTGGCGAGACAACCCCATGCTTCCAAATGGGCTGTTGTATGAAGGTGTGAGCAATGAGCCAATTTTATTATCAGGCGGAAGTGCAGCCCAGAGTTCAACCATTCAGTGCTTTGATGCTTTACTGAGCATCCAGCATGAGGATGAAAcag GATCCTTCCTGACACGCATGAGGGAATACATGCCTCCTGCCCACCGTCAGCTGATAgaaactctgtctgtctgtcctctgcGAGACTTCATCCTGTCCCACTCCAGCTCTGATCTCTGCCAGGCCTACAACTCCTGTGTCTCAGCACTGGTGGATTTACGGAACTACCACCTCAATGCTGTGACCAAGTATATCGTTGTGCCCGGTAATCAGGCCCGTGCCATGGGGTGCCCGCTGAGAGGTGTGGGTGCTGCGCTGAATGACAGAGGGACAGGCGGATCCAATCTTATGATCTTCCTCAAGAGTGTTCGTGACACTGCTCAAAAAGCACTAATTTTATAG